In Humulus lupulus chromosome 6, drHumLupu1.1, whole genome shotgun sequence, a single genomic region encodes these proteins:
- the LOC133785137 gene encoding uncharacterized protein LOC133785137 — translation MMHEMMQKFSDVRPQHGLDLAKLVTRGVDKFPFIKWIQNEPKPKDFMILSLPTFNGKWDPLSHLFQLQQKMALEVNNEAIHCKVFSGAFYGLALLWFRQLKPGSINDFSDFHNVFLQQYNANHEALRTMADLYQIEQAESEHPRPYLQRFINLVHQFHDVDPTIVANLFVKSLQVGTLLHEDLILTPPYDMTEIQHHVEGVFQVLECCEHAQKRSTFISKPPPENPPSNSQKEKTKGQ, via the coding sequence ATGATGCACGAAATGATGCAGAAATTTTCAGATGTTAGACCCCAACATGGCTTGGATTTAGCGAAGTTGGTTACAAGAGGAGTTGACAAATTTCCATTTATCAAATGGATCCAGAACGAGCCCAAGCCCAAAGACTTTATGATTCTGTCTTTGCCAACCTTTAATGGAAAATGGGACCCACTTAGTCACCTTTTTCAGCTCCAACAGAAGATGGCATTGGAAGTCAATAATGAAGCAATACACTGTAAAGTATTTTCTGGTGCATTTTATGGGCTAGCCCTTCTATGGTTCCGCCAACTCAAGCCGGGATCGATTAACGACTTTAGCGATTTTCACAATGTTTTCTTGCAACAATACAATGCAAATCATGAGGCTCTGAGAACCATGGCAGATCTTTACCAAATTGAACAAGCAGAAAGCGAGCATCCACGACCATACTTACAAAGATTCATTAATTTGGTTCACCAATTTCATGATGTGGATCCCACTATTGTGGCCAACTTGTTTGTCAAAAGTCTGCAAGTAGGGACCCTTCTACACGAAGATCTCATTTTGACTCCTCCTTATGATATGACAGAGATACAACACCACGTAGAAGGTGTCTTTCAGGTGTTAGAATGCTGCGAGCATGCACAAAAGAGGTCAACATTCATTTCTAAACCTCCACCAGAAAATCCCCCATCGAACAGTCAGAAGGAAAAAACGAAAGGGCAATGA